The Sporichthyaceae bacterium DNA segment CAGCACCGGCAGCGCGGTGCCCGCGTAGGCGAACACCAGCGTGTACACCGTCGAGGCGATGTGGTCGCGGCCGATACGCATACCCGCGGCGAACAATCGGGCCCGCGACTGCGTCGGGTCCGTCTGATACAACTCCCACACCGCGGAGGCCTGGGTCACCGTGACGTCGTTGAGCACACCCAACGAGGCGATCACCAGCCCGCACAGCAGCAGTCCGGACAGTTGGATCTGCCCGGCGAACGCGGACAGGTACTGATCGTCCTCGCTGCCCAACCCGGACAGGTGGAAGCCGGCCACCGCCACCCAGCCGAGCAAGGCGGTGGTGGCCAGGCCGAGCAGCGTGCCCAGCAGCGCGGTGGTGGTGCGTACCGAGACGCCGTGCGCCACGTAGAGCACCACGAACAGAATTGCCGCGCCGCCGACCACGCCCACGGCCAACGCGGAGCGCCCGTCAAGTAAGGCGGGCAGCATGAACTTGGTGAGGACCAGGGCGGCGACGCCGAGGCCGGCCAGTGCGGCCAGCCCGCGCAGTCGGGCTACCGCGACCACCAGCACCGCGAACAGCACCCCGAGGGCGACCATCGGGGTGCTGCGGGCGAAGTCGGCGAACGCGTAGCTGTCCGCAGGTGCGACATCCGCACCCTGGTCGACCTTCGACACCAGCAGGTCGTCACCGGGGTGCACACCGGCGCGGTAGATCTCCGGTTGCACCAGCACGGTGGCCTGCCGGCCGGCGTCGGCGCCGTGCCGAATACGCACCACCACCTTGCCGCAGCGCACCTGCGTGGGCTTCCCGTCCGGGCCGATGGTGCTGCCGGTGCTCTCGCAGTCGTACGGCGTCACGCTGAGCGCGGTGGCGTGCACCAGGTGGGCAGGTTGCTCGTCGGGGGACAGCGGCAGCGCGGCCCGCGGACCGTGCGGCCACAGCACGATCATCGCGACCACGGTGACGGCCGCCAGCCCGCCGACCAGTGCGGTCAGCCAGATGACCAGACGGCGATCCGCCGGACTCGCGGATCGCCGGTGTTCGTGGCCATGACCGTGTCCGGATCCGTGGTCGTGCCGCCTGGCGCTCACAGCTCCGAAATGATAATCGTTGTCAAACAGGTCACGGCCACCGGCACGGCCGCGGCGGAAGGAGAAATCGGTGAACTCTCGGTGGTGGTGCACCAGACGCGTCGGGTTGTGGTCGGTGATCGGTGCTCTTCTACTGGCCGGTTTCGGTGCCGGCCCCGCGCGGGCCGGCGCGACCACTCCGTCGACGCCGGTGACCGACCCGGCCGGTCAGCCGGGGATTCCTGTGCTGTCCGAGCACACGACGTACTCCCTCTCCCCGCAATTGGCCGCAATGCTCGGCACCGATCGATTGACCCCGGAGGGGGTGGCCAGGCTGCGCGCCGCAGCGCGGCCCGAACTGGCGGGGGAGAAGACCCCACCGATCGGCACCACGCTGCTGTGGCCGGCGCTGGACATCGTCAAGGGCATCCCGCCGGGCATCTACCTGAAGCCGTACACACTGCGTGGCATCGGGGACAAGATTGAGGTCTGGGTGGCGTCGGGCTGCGACCTGACGTCCTGCGGCACCGCGTTCCCCGCCGGTGACTGTCGCGACCGGGACGTGCCGGGCTCCACCACGATCACCGACGATCAGGTGCAGTACCTGATCCACACCTTCGACGGGACCATCTACCCGAAGGAGACCAAGGCCTTCTCCACCCCGCCGGACCACAACGGCAGCTCCACCATCCCCGGACTGGTCCCGCTGGGTCTGGACTTCTCCGGCAACGGCGAGCACACGGTCACGCTGGTGGACAACGTCCGCGACGAGAACTTCTACGACTTCCCGAAGAACCAGACCTACATCGCGGGCTTCTTCGCCCCGGTGTTCAACCAGCTCACCGACCGCAACGTGATGACCATCGACGCCTTCGACTGGGTGCACCGCACCGGCGCACACCCCAAGGACGAGCCGAACGACGACCCGTGCAAGTCCCGACCCGCACACCCGTTCACCTATGAAGGGGTCTTCGGGCATGAGTGGCAACACCTGCTGGAGCACTATCAGGACCCGAACGAGTTCACCTGGGTGAACGAGGGGCTGTCCATGTTCGCCGAGGCACTCGATCACTTCGCCGACGTGCGGCCGCGGGTCAACGAAGTCAACGGTCAATCTCAGATGCTGTGCTTCCAGGGGTGGGGCACTGTCAAGGGCAAGTCCAACCACAACCCACGTCCGTGCGGTGGACCGCAGAACTCATTGACCGTCTGGGGTGATGAGAACTCCGTCGACCCGGATTCGATCCTCGCCGACTACGGCAACGCGTGGTCGTTCATGCTCTACCTCTACGACCACTACGGGTTGGCCTTCATGTCGGCCCTGCACCGCGACGCCGCCCACCAGGGTCTGGCCAGTGTCCAGTTCCTGCTGAACACCTACGCCCCCGGCACCAAGGTCGCTGACCTGCTGCACGACTTCCAACTGGGCAACCTGCTCGGGGGATTCCTCGACCACCGGGGAAAGAAGATCGCCACCGTGTCCGGCATCGCCCGGGACAAGCTGCTGAGCACGGACCTGGACGCGACGCTGAATCTGGACGACGACACCTGCTACGCGTTGCCCGGCGCGTCGCCCAACGGTGCGGACTACGTGCGGCTGCGCGGCGCCAACGCCGGGGAATATCTGACGGGTGCCCAGCTACGGTCACTGCAGTTCACCGGCGACGCCAAGACGATCGCGGCCTCCTCTGCTGCCTCAGACCAACCGTTGAACCTCGGCGGGGATGACGCCGGGGGCCCGGCCGCGGTGGAAGGTTGGTACATCAGCCTGGTCGGGATTGACGTCAAGGACCACCGGGCGTTGGTGCTCTCCCACCCCGGCTTCTCGTGGACCCCCTCGGCCAGACAGCTCAAGCGCTTCGCGGCCTACTCCGAGGTGGTCGCGGTGGTCGCGCACGATGCCACCGCGGACGCGACCGACGACACCGGCGGTGGCGAGCAATCCGCGGACTACCAGCTGACGGCCGACGGCACGGCCCAGCCGGGCGGCTGATCCCTCGCAGGTGGGCGGTACCGTCGCGACAAGCCACGATTGTGTTTCCGCCCGGCCGGGTAGCAGGGCTGACAATCGTTTCCCACCAACGAGGTACCCGAATGACAGTTCTGGCAACCGGCCAGTTCACCGACGCCAATCGCTGGGTCCGCGGCGACGGGCTGCAGATCGTCATGGTCGTGCTCGGGGTGATCCTGCTGTCGCGCGCGGTCGGCGCGTTCGGCCGGTTGATCACCGGACGCATCGACTCCGGCACCGAACAGCAGCAGGCCGATTCCGTCAGCAAGTCCGAAGATCTGCGGCACCGCCACTCGGTGGCCCAGGTGCTCACCTGGCTGGCCAATGTGCTGCTGATGAGCATCGGCGCGGTGCGGGTGGTGAACCTGCTCGGCTTCTCCATCACCGGACTGGTCGCCCCGGCCGCGGTGCTCGGCGTCGCGCTGGGCTTCGGTGCCCAGCGCATCGTGCAGGACCTGCTGGCCGGCTTCTTCATCATCACCGAGCGGCAGTACGGGTTCGGCGACGTGATCCGCATCGCGGCGCTCGGCGACGCCAAGGGCGTGGAGGGCACCGTAGAGGAAATCTCGCTGCGCATCACCCGGATGCGCTCGGTCGACGGTGAAGTGATCATCGTGCCGAACGGACAGATCGTGCAGGTCACGAACCTGTCCCGGGACTGGGCGCGGGCCGTGGTGGACATCCCGCTGTTGCCGTCCACGGACATCGCCGAGGCCAACCGGATCCTCCAGGAGGTGACCGCGGCCGCCTGGGAGGACGAACGGCTGCGCACGCTGATGTACGACAAGCCCACGGTCATCGGTGTGGAACGCATCGACGTGCGGCAGGTGACTGTGCGGATCGTCGCGCGCACCGTGCCGGACAAGCATTGGGAGGTGCAACGCGCCCTGCGCGCTCGGGTGATCACCGCGTTCCGCAAGCACGGCATCATGCTGCCCTCGGAGGCCATCCTGCTGCCCAACCCGGTGGCGGCCCCATGAACGAGCGCAGCGAGCGAATCATGGGCACGGCATGAAGCGGTTGCCCAGCACCCTGGCCGGCGGGCGAATTCGCACATCGACGGTACTGCTCCTGATCGCCTTTCTCGGCGTGCTGACGCTGTGGGTGTCGGTGCGCCCCACCACCGAGGAACAGGTTGAACAGGTGGCGGTCCGACACAAGACCACGCACCGCACGGTGACCCGAACGATTCGACCCACGCCGACCCCGACGCCCAGCGCGGTATCCACCGCTCCGCCGGCCAAGGGCGGGCCGGCAGAGGTCCCCGCGCCACTGCCGGTCGCACCGGCGCCCACCACCACGCCGGGGCAGACGGGCCCGCCCGCCGGGTCGATCTCCCACGTGTTGGCGCCCGGCCATTCCGCGCCGGCGGCAACGCCGCCGCCGGACGGCTCAACTCCGGCCCCTCCGCCGCCGGCGCCGAACGCCCAGCCCGCGCCCTGAACTACAGCACGAGGTCGAATAGCCGGCCCAGCGCGGCGCGCCCACCTTCCTCCACGGCCTGCCGGTCGGCCTCCCGGATCTGCACGCCCGCCGGCAGGTGCGGCGCCCAGGCCGTAGCCAATGCCGCGTCCAACTCGACGTGGAACTGCAGGCCCCAGGCCCGCTCGCCGACCCGGAACGCCTGGTGCGGGTAGTGCGCGGAGCGAGCCAACAGCCGCGCGCCGGCCGGTAGGTCGAACGTGTCGTGGTGCCAGTGCATGACCGGCAGCATCGCGCCCGCGGGCCCCAGCACCGGGTCGTCGGCGAGCACCTCGACCTCGCCCAACCCCACCTCGTACACCGGCCCCCGATATACCCGCGCACCCAGCGCGGCGGCCAGCAATTGCGCACCCAGACACACCCCGAGCACCGGAATGCCGCAGGCCACCGCGGCGGCGATCAGCGCCCGCTCGGCCGGCAGGTTCGGGTGGTCGGTGTCGTCGTTCGCGCCCATCGGGCCGCCCATCACGACCAGGCCGTCAAGCTCCTCGGCGGCGGGCAGCGGATCGCCGTTCGGAATCACCCGCACGTCCACGGTGATGCCACGTTCCGTGGCCAGGCTGCTGATCAGCGCGCCGGGTTCGTGTCTCACGTGCTGGATGAAGGCCCAGGTGGGGGTCATGCTGCCGGACCCGATGTGCCGGATTCCGGCGGCCACACAAGCGTCGGCATGGCCGCATCCTGCCGGCCGGTCGTCGCGGTTACCGTTGCGGGCGTGACGATGTCGGGCGCCGGGACCGCAATGTGACGCAGCGTCGGGTAATCGTCGCGCTGCTGGCGCTGACCGCAGCCACGGTGCTGGCCGACTCGGCGGTGGTCACGCTGGCGCTGCCGCAGATACTCCGCGAACTCGGCGGCAGCGTGGCCGGGGTGGCCTGGGTGTTGATCGCGTTCAACTTGGTCCTGGCGGTTGTAGCGGTGCCGGCCGCATGGCTGCTCGCGCGACGTGCGCCCGGGCCGGGCACGGTGCTGGGCATTGCGGTGTTCGCGGGTGCCTCGGTCGCGTGCGCGTCGGCTTCCGGGTTGGGCGTGCTGATCGCGGCGCGGTGTGCGCAGGCCGGTGGCGGAGCGGTGGCGTTGGTGGGCTGCCTGGAGTTGCTGGTGGCGGTCACCGACGAACGTCGCGGGGTGCGGCTGTGGACCGTGTCCGGCGTGGTCGGCACCGCAGCCGGTCCGATGCTCGGCGGGCTGCTCACCGAGGCGTTCTCCTGGCAGTCCATCTTCATCGTGCAGGTGCCCCTGACTCTCGTCGCCATCCCCGCGGCCCTCATGGCAGGACGCACCCAACCGCACGCCGAGTGTGTTGGCTTCGCCCCACGCTCGACCGGGTTGCGGCCGGCGATCGCGCCCAATGTGGCGTTGGCGTTGCTGTCCGCGGCGTTGACCGCGGCGCTGTTCCTGCTCGTGCTGTTGTTGGTGGAGGGCTGGCGTACCGAACCGGCGACCGCCGCGGTGACCGTTTCGGTGATCCCGGTGGCGGCCTTCCTCGCGCCGTGGATCGCCCGGGCGGCCGGGGCCGGACCGCAGTCGGAGAACATCGCGGGTTGCCTGTTGGTGGCCGGTGGGCTGTGCGGGCTGGCGTTACTGGCCGGCACCGATGCGGTCGCGACGCTGGCCCCGCAGGCCTTGATCGGCCTGGGCCTGGGGTTGACGGTGGATTCTCTCACCGGGCAGGCGCTGCACGAACGGTTACCCCGAGCCCACCACGGCGCAGGCACCATCACCGCGCGGCACGCCGGGGTGGTGCTCGGCCTGGCCTTGCTCACCCCGATCATCACCGTCGATCTGAGGGATGCTCAGCTGCCGGCGCAGGAGGCGATGACCGCGGCCGTGTTGGATGCCCCGTTGCCCGGCACCACAAAGATCGCACTGGCCCAACAACTCGGGGACCGGCTGCTCGCCGAGCGCGGGCGAGTGCCCGACCTGCACCCGGCCTTCGCGGCGCTGCATTCGCCGGCGGACCAGCAACCTGCCGCAGCGGCACTGGAAACGAAACTCGACGAGCAACTCGACCGGGCCGCGCTACGTGCCTTCCGGCATTCCTTCCTGGCCGCCGCGGGGTTGGCCGCGCTGGCCCTGGTGCCGTTGTTGGCCACCCGCAGGAGGGCGGCATGACTGTCCCGCCGTTCGTGTTGCCGATGGGGGCTGCGGTGCT contains these protein-coding regions:
- a CDS encoding YibE/F family protein, which translates into the protein MSARRHDHGSGHGHGHEHRRSASPADRRLVIWLTALVGGLAAVTVVAMIVLWPHGPRAALPLSPDEQPAHLVHATALSVTPYDCESTGSTIGPDGKPTQVRCGKVVVRIRHGADAGRQATVLVQPEIYRAGVHPGDDLLVSKVDQGADVAPADSYAFADFARSTPMVALGVLFAVLVVAVARLRGLAALAGLGVAALVLTKFMLPALLDGRSALAVGVVGGAAILFVVLYVAHGVSVRTTTALLGTLLGLATTALLGWVAVAGFHLSGLGSEDDQYLSAFAGQIQLSGLLLCGLVIASLGVLNDVTVTQASAVWELYQTDPTQSRARLFAAGMRIGRDHIASTVYTLVFAYAGTALPVL
- a CDS encoding mechanosensitive ion channel family protein, whose translation is MTVLATGQFTDANRWVRGDGLQIVMVVLGVILLSRAVGAFGRLITGRIDSGTEQQQADSVSKSEDLRHRHSVAQVLTWLANVLLMSIGAVRVVNLLGFSITGLVAPAAVLGVALGFGAQRIVQDLLAGFFIITERQYGFGDVIRIAALGDAKGVEGTVEEISLRITRMRSVDGEVIIVPNGQIVQVTNLSRDWARAVVDIPLLPSTDIAEANRILQEVTAAAWEDERLRTLMYDKPTVIGVERIDVRQVTVRIVARTVPDKHWEVQRALRARVITAFRKHGIMLPSEAILLPNPVAAP
- a CDS encoding type 1 glutamine amidotransferase, with the translated sequence MTPTWAFIQHVRHEPGALISSLATERGITVDVRVIPNGDPLPAAEELDGLVVMGGPMGANDDTDHPNLPAERALIAAAVACGIPVLGVCLGAQLLAAALGARVYRGPVYEVGLGEVEVLADDPVLGPAGAMLPVMHWHHDTFDLPAGARLLARSAHYPHQAFRVGERAWGLQFHVELDAALATAWAPHLPAGVQIREADRQAVEEGGRAALGRLFDLVL
- a CDS encoding MFS transporter, which gives rise to MTQRRVIVALLALTAATVLADSAVVTLALPQILRELGGSVAGVAWVLIAFNLVLAVVAVPAAWLLARRAPGPGTVLGIAVFAGASVACASASGLGVLIAARCAQAGGGAVALVGCLELLVAVTDERRGVRLWTVSGVVGTAAGPMLGGLLTEAFSWQSIFIVQVPLTLVAIPAALMAGRTQPHAECVGFAPRSTGLRPAIAPNVALALLSAALTAALFLLVLLLVEGWRTEPATAAVTVSVIPVAAFLAPWIARAAGAGPQSENIAGCLLVAGGLCGLALLAGTDAVATLAPQALIGLGLGLTVDSLTGQALHERLPRAHHGAGTITARHAGVVLGLALLTPIITVDLRDAQLPAQEAMTAAVLDAPLPGTTKIALAQQLGDRLLAERGRVPDLHPAFAALHSPADQQPAAAALETKLDEQLDRAALRAFRHSFLAAAGLAALALVPLLATRRRAA